The genomic interval CGGCGACCAAGGCGCGCAAGGGCATCAACCCCTTCACGAAGGAAGAGGTGATGTTCAAGGCGAAGCCCGCCCGCAAGGTCGTCAAGGTCCTCGCCCTCAAGGCGCTGAAGGACATCGTCGCCTAGTTTCTCCGCGCGACGCTGCATGTCGTCGCGATGCCCGGCCGCCGCGCGGCCGGGCATCGTTGTTTCCGGGCCCTGGAAGGAGGCGTCATGAAGTCGACCCGCACCATCGCCCTCGCGCTCCTGCTGTCCGTGTCCGCCCCCGCGCTCGCCGACGAGAAGGCCGACGAGGAGCGGGCGCTCAAGTTCCCGTTCTTCCCTTCGATGCTGATGACCTCGTCGGGCAAGCCGGTGGCCTCCTCGGAGTTCGAGGACCCGTCGATCTGCATGGGCTGCCACCCGGCGCTCTACAAGCAGTGGAACGGCTCCATGCACTCGAGCGCCTTCGTGGACCCTGTCTTCCAGTCGCTCTGGCGCATGGGCATCAAGGAGACGGGGGGCGCGGTCGAGAAGCTCTGCGCGGGCTGCCACAGCGCCATCGGCACGGTCGCGGGGGAGATCACCCTCGGCGCGGACGGGGTCTTTCAGGCCAGCGATGTCGCGAAGAAGGGCGTGCAGTGCGACATCTGCCACACGATCAAGGGCGTGCGCGACCGCGAGACGCCGACGCGGGAGCCGCAGAACGCCTCGATCATCGTGGACCCGGGCGCCGTCAAGCGCGGCCCCTACAAGGACGCGGACTCGCCGTACCACGAGACCGAGTACTCCGAGCTGCACACGAAGAGCGAGTTCTGCGCGAACTGCCACAACGTCTTCCACCCCTCGAACAACTTCCCGATCGAGGACACGTACCGCGAGTGGCGCAGCTCCGTCTACGCGCAGGCCGGCATCCAGTGCCAGGACTGCCACATGATGCCGGTCGAGAAGGCGATCGAGGCGGCGAAGACCCTCGTCAAGCCGGTCAA from bacterium carries:
- a CDS encoding multiheme c-type cytochrome — its product is MKSTRTIALALLLSVSAPALADEKADEERALKFPFFPSMLMTSSGKPVASSEFEDPSICMGCHPALYKQWNGSMHSSAFVDPVFQSLWRMGIKETGGAVEKLCAGCHSAIGTVAGEITLGADGVFQASDVAKKGVQCDICHTIKGVRDRETPTREPQNASIIVDPGAVKRGPYKDADSPYHETEYSELHTKSEFCANCHNVFHPSNNFPIEDTYREWRSSVYAQAGIQCQDCHMMPVEKAIEAAKTLVKPVNAGQAAMGGPKRDQVYTHEFVGANTVVTGLLGAQQHAALATQRLQAAASVALELPAQAEPGRLVQFKVKVRNETAGHNLPTSLTDVRQVWIDVVATAGGAEVFRSGALGADGSVDPEATMFHAQAVDKDDHHTSKPWEIVRFESNTTIPPKGLATARYAFELPPAAKGPLAVKATLRYRSYDQGLANLLLGEKAPTIPVVDMAAASGEIAIP